In the genome of Bosea sp. BIWAKO-01, the window AATTCGCTCCTCGCCCGTTTTCTCTCCGAACAGCGCAAGGAGCCGCCCGATATCGATGTCGACTTCGAGCATGAGCGGCGCGAGGAGGTGATGCAGTATATCTATGAGCGCTATGGCCGGCTGCGCGCCGGCATCTGCGCCACGGTGATCTGCTATCGGCCGCGCAGCGCCATTCGCGAGGTCGGCAAGGCGCTCGGCTTGAGCGAGGATGTCACGGCCGCGCTCGCCAACACGGTCTGGGGCAGCTGGGGCGAGGGCCTGCCGGAAAACCATGTCCGGCAGGCGGGGCTCGACCCCGCCAATCCGATGATCGCGCGCGCGGCCGCGCTGGCGACCGAGTTGATCGGCTTCCCCCGCCATCTCTCCCAGCATGTCGGTGGCTTCGTGCTGACGCGCGGGCGGCTCGACGAATGCGTGCCGATCGGCTGGGGCGGCATGAAGGACCGCAGCTTCATCGAATGGGACAAGGACGATATCGATGCGCTCCGGATGATGAAGGTCGATGTGCTCGCGCTCGGCATGCTGACCTGCATTAGGAAGGCCTTTGACCTGATCGCTCTGCACGGAGGCAAACACTGGGAGTTGGCGACGATCGAGCAGGATGATCCGCGCGTCTACGACATGCTCTGCCAGGCCGATGCGATCGGCGTCTTTCAGGTCGAGAGCCGGGCGCAGATGAACATGCTGCCGCGGCTGAAGCCCAGGAAATTCTACGATCTCGTCATCGAGGTCGCGATCGTCCGGCCGGGCCCGATCCAGGGCAATATGGTCCACCCTTATCTGCGGCGGCGGAAAAACCCGGATGAGGTCGTCTACCCCCGACCCGCGCCGGAACATGGGCCTCGAGACGAGCTGGAGCTGGTTCTGAAAAAGACGCTCGGTGTGCCGCTGTTCCAGGAGCAGGCGATGCGCATCGCCATCGAGGCGGCGAAGTTCACCGAGGATGAGGCCAATGGTTTGCGGCGTGCCATGGCGACCTTCCGCCATGTCGGCACGATCCAGAATTTCGAGGCGATGATGGTCGAGCGCATGGTCGCGCGCGGCTATGATCGCGCCTTCGCATCCGCCTGTTTCAACCAGATCAAGGGCTTTGGCGAATACGGCTTTCCGGAGAGCCACGCGGCCTCCTTCGCCCTGCTGGTCTATGCTTCGGCCTGGCTCAAGTGTCATCATGCCGCTGCCTTCACCGCGGCGCTTCTGAACTCGCAGCCCATGGGTTTCTATGCTCCTGCGCAGATCATCCGGGCGGCGCAGGACAACAAGGTCGAGATCCGGCCGGTCGACATCAATCTGAGCGATCACGACAACACGCTGGAGCGACGCGAGGACGGTGCACTCGCGATGCGGCTGGGGCTGCGCCAGATCGACGGGATCTCGAAGGCTTTTGGCCAGGCGCTCGTGACGGCGCGCGGGCAGGGTTATGACAGCGTCGAGGCCTTGGCGCGGCGCGCCAGGTTGCCCACGCGTGCCCTCGTCGCGCTGGCCGATGCCGATGCTTTCGGCTCACTCGGCCTCAGCCGGCGCGAGGCGCTCTGGGAGGTGCGCAGGCTCCCGGATGACAGCCCGCTGCCACTCTTTGCGGCGAGCGAGAGCGCCGAGCTCGCCCGGGAGCCCGATACCCTGTTGCCGCGCATGCGAGACTCGGAACAGGTCATCGCGGATTACCAGCATCTGCGCCTGTCGCTGAAGGGGCATCCGATGCAGTTCCTGCGCCCGCTTTTCGCACGTGAGCGGGCACTGAGCTGCGAGCAGGTGCTGGCTGCGGCGGACGGCACGCGCTGCCGGCTGGCGGGCATCATCACGGTGCGCCAGCGGCCGGGCAGCGCCAAAGGGGTGATGTTCATGACGCTGGAGGACGAGACCGGCATCGCCAATGCGGTGCTCTGGCCAAAGACCTTCGAGCGCTACCGCCGGCAGGCGATGGGCGCGCGCCTTGTCCTGCTCGCCGGCCGGCTGCAGCGCAGCCCGGAGGGGATCGTCCATCTCGTCGTCGACAGGATCGAGGATCGCTCGGAGGAACTGGCGCGGCTGGCCGACGGGCTGCTGCACCGCACCCTGGCGCGGGCCGACGAGGTGCAGCACCCGCAGTCCGACAGCCGCTTGCCGCCGCGCCAACATACGCACCCGCGCAATGTCAGGGTGCTGCCGCGCTCTCGCGACTTCCACTAAAGGCTTAATTTGGCCACAGGGCCCCGAAATCTGCCGCCAGCAGCCCGTTCCGGGCTTGTTTCGCGTCTTGGTTCCGGTCTTGCATGCGAAAAGCCGGCCGGTTCACAAAACCGTTGCGGCCGTCATGAAACCACACTTACGGATTTGTAATTTGAACTGCATCGTCCAGTCCCATAGGGCTTGCGACGATACCGGAGCACCCTGACCTATGAAGCGGCTTGTCCTTGTCCTCCTGATCGCTGGCGTCGCTGGCGGCGGCTATTACGGCTACCGCAGCTTCAAGGCTGGCGCGCAGCCTGCGCAGGCGCGCGCGGTGACGAACCCGCAGGCCGCCGGTGTACCGGTCGAAGTCAGCCGGGTCGAGGCCGTGACCGTCAACGAAGAGGTCCAGGCGCTGGGCACGCTGACCGCGAATGAAACAGTGGTCATCGCTCCCGAGATCGCCGGCCGGGTCGTGGCACTGGGGTTCAAGGAAGGCGAGCGCGTCACCAAGGGCCAGGAACTGGTCAAGCTCGACCGGGCGATCCTCGACGCCGAGGTGAAACTGGCCGAGGCGGATCTGCGGCTGGCGCGGGATACCTATGAGCGCAACCGCGCGCTAGTCGACCGTGGCTCGGGCACGCAGGTCGCGCTCGAACAGGCGACGGCGCAACTGGCCTCCAGCGAAGCTCGCCTGCAGCTCGCGACCTCGCGCCGCGCTCTGACCGCCATAAACGCGCCCTTCACCGGGGTTGTCGGCCTGCGCTCGGTCAGCGTCGGGGACTATGTCTCGGTCGGCAAGGAGCTGATCACGCTCACCGCAACCGACCCGATGAAGGTCGATTTCCGGGTCCCCGAGATTTACCTGACACGGGTCAAGGTCGGGCAGATCATCCAGCTCAAGGTCGATGCGCTGCCCGACACCGGCTTCACCGGCACGATCTTCGCGATCGATCCGATCGTCGATGTGAACGGCCGCGCGATCCGACTGCGCGCCACCATCCCGAACGGCGACGGCGTCCTGAAGCCCGGCCTGTTCGCGCGGATCAACATCATCGTCGACCAGCGCGAGAACGCGCTCGTCGTGCCGGAGACGGCCGTAGTCCCCGATGGCACCGGCAAGATGATCTTCGTGGTTGAGAACGGCAAGGCGAAGCGCATGCCGGTCGAGCTCGGCAAGCGCCTTCCGGGCAAGGTCGAGATCGTGAAGGGGCTGACCCCGACCATGCAGATCGTCACGGCCGGCCAGATGCGCCTGCGTGACGGCTCGGCCGTTGCGGTCAAGAATGCTCCGGCGCCGGTGCAGACGAGCGACGCACGATGAGCCTGTTTGCGCTCTTCGTCCGCCGGCCGGTTCTCTCGACCGTCCTCAGCCTGCTCGTCATCCTCATCGGCATCGTGTCCTATGGCCGGCTGACGGTGCGGGAATACCCGAACATCGACGAGCCGATCGTCTCGGTGAACACGACCTATCGCGGCGCCAGCGCCGAGATCATCGAATCGCAGGTCACGCAGATCCTGGAGAACTCGATCGCGGGCATCGAGGGCATCGAGATCATCACCTCGAACAGCCGTCAGGAGCGCAGCAGCATCTCTGTGCGCTTCCGTCCGGACGTGGATCCGGATGTCGCGGCCTCCGATGTGCGCGACCGCGTCAGCCGCGTGCGTGGACGCATGCCGGACGAGATCGACGAGCCGATCATCGCCAAGGTCGAGGCCGACGCCCAGCCGGTGATGTATCTGTCGCTGACCAGCACGCGGCACAGCCCGCTGGAGCTGACCGACTTCGCCGACCGCTTCATCGCCGACCGGGTGCAGAACATCACCGGCGTGGCCGAAGTGCGCATTCTCGGCCAGCGGCAATATGCGATGCGCATCTGGCTCGATCGGGCCCGCATGGCCGCCTACAATATCACCGTGCAGGAAATCGAGGCGGCGCTGCGGGCGCAGAACGTCGAGATCCCGTCCGGCCGCATCGAGAGCAACGACCGTGAGTTCACGGTGCTGTCGCAAACCAGCCTGACCACGCCCGAGCAATTCCAGCAGATCGTGATCAAGGATGTCAGCGCATTTCCGGTGAAGCTGAGCGATGTTGCGAAGGTCGAGCTCGGGGCGCGCGAGGAGCGTAACGCCGCCTGGTTCGCCGGCCGCCCTTCGGTGACGATCGGCATCGTCAAGCAGGCGACGGCCAATCCGCTCGATGTCTCCTCCGGTGTGCGTGCGGCGCTGCCGGAGATCACCGATGACCTGCCGGACGGCATGGCGATCGCGACCTCCTACGACACCTCGATTTTCATCGATCGCTCGATCCAGGCGGTGTACACCACGATCGGCGAGGCGGTTGTCCTGGTCGTGCTGATCATCTTCGTCTTCCTGCGCTCGCTGCGCGCGACGTTGATCCCGCTGGTCACGATCCCGGTTTCGCTGATCGGCTCCTTCGCGCTGATGTATGCGCTCGGCTTCACCGTCAACACGTTGACGTTGCTCTCGATGGTGCTCGCCATCGGGCTTGTCGTCGACGATGCCATCGTCGTGCTGGAGAACGTGCACCGCCATGTCGAGAACGGCATGGAACCAAGCAAGGCGGCGATCCGCGGCATCAACGAGATCGCCTTCGCGGTCGTCGCGATGACGCTGACGCTGGTAGCGGTCTACGCGCCGATGGCGTTCTCGACCGGGCGCACCGGAAAGCTCTTCATCGAGTTCGCCCTGACGCTGGCAGGTGCAGTGCTCGTCTCCGGCTTCGTCGCGCTGACGCTGACGCCGATGATGTGCGCCAAACTCCTGAAGCCGCACGAGTCGCATGGCTGGCTCTACAACGTGCTGGAGCGCGGTTTCGATGCGCTTTCCAGCGGTTATCGCCGTTCGCTGCGTGGGGCGCTTTCGATGCGCCCGGTCATCGTGCTGCTGGCGCTCTGCGTTGCCGGCGGCAGCTATTACTTCTTCACGAACCTCCGCTCCGAGCTGGCTCCGGTGGAGGACCGTGGCACGATCAATGCCATCGGCGTCTCCCCTGAGGGCGCAACGCTGAGCTTCACGGCGAGCTATGCGCGGCAGGTTGAGGAGTATTTCAAGAATCTTCCGGAGGTCGAGAGCTATCTCGTCATCACCGGCTTCCCCGACGTGACGCGCGCCATCGCATTCGCGCGGCTGAAGCCCTGGGAAGAGCGCCACCGCAAGCAGCAGGATCTCGTTGCCGAGATCAATCGCGGGCTGTCGCAGATTCCGGGCATCCGCCTCTTCGCGGTGAATCCGCCCTCGCTTGGCGGCGGCGGAGCCAACAGCAAGCCAATCGAGTTCGTGCTGCGCTCCTCGGATTCCTATGCCGAGATCAAGAACTATGTCGATGCGGTCATTGCAGAGGCGTCCGCCTCGCCGGTGCTGACCAATCTCGAATCCAACCTCATCCTGGACAAGCCGCAGATCAAGGTTTCGATCGACCGGCAGCGCGCCAGCGATCTTGGCGTCGGTGTCGATATCATCGGCCGGACAATGGAGACCTTGCTCGGCGGACGGCAGGTGACGCGCTTCAACATGAACGGCGAGCAATATGATGTGATGCTGCAGGTCGCCGGGGAGGATCGCAACACGCCTCAGGCGCTGCAGTCGATCTATCTGCGTGGTCGCAACGGCACGGTGGTGCAGCTCTCCAGCCTTGTCAGCATCGAGGAGAACGTCGCGCCCAAGGAGTTGATTCGCTTCAACCAGCTGCGCTCCGCGACGATCACTGCGGTGCCGGCGCCGGGCTATTCGCTCGGCGATGGACTGGCCGTCCTGGAGCAGGCGGCCGCCAAGGTGCTGCCGAAGTCGGTGCAGATCGACTATTCCGGCCAGAGCCGCGAGTTCAAGCAGGCTGGCTCCTCGATCGCGATCGTGTTCCTCCTGGCGCTCGGCTTCATCTATCTGGTGCTGGCGGCGCAGTTCGAGAGCTTCATCGACCCCGTCGTGATCATGGTCTCGGTGCCGCTCTCGATCACGGGTGCGCTGGCGGCTTTGTATTTCAGCGGAGGCACACTCAACGTCTACAGCCAGATCGGCCTGATCACGCTCGTCGGCCTGATCACCAAGCACGGCATCCTCATCCTCGAGTTCACCAACCAGTTGCGCGAGGAGGGCAAGGAACTCGTCGATGCGCTGGTCGAGGCCGCGGAACTGCGCCTGCGGCCGATCCTGATGACGACGGGCGCGATGGTGCTTGGTGCGGTGCCGCTGGCGCTCGCCCATGGCGCCGGCGCCGAAAGCCGCTCTCAGATCGGCTGGGTCATCGTCGGTGGCATGACGTTCGGCACTCTGTTGACGCTCTATGTGGTGCCGGTCGCCTATAGCTATCTGGCGCGGGCGCATCGGCCCGTGCATGGCGAGGACGCGGCGCATGGCCCGACACAGGTCCAGCCCGCGGAGTGAACTCTGCGGAAAAGCGATCCAGGCCGCATCGCCGGCGCCTGGATCGCTCCGTTCGCACTTGATGCCTTGCGCTACTGCAGCCTGACCGAGACGCTCTCGCTCGCGCCTGCGCCGTCGATCACCGAAATCCGGACAAAGCCCTTGCCGCCGGGCTGCCAGGCGGTCTCGCGGCGACGGGTCGGCGCGGTCACCGGCGCGCCGTCGACCAGCCAAGTATAGGGCGGGGCGCCGCCGGCGGCCTTGAGATTGAGCAGCGCGTGCCCGTCGACGACCGACGCCGCGAGATCGATGCGCGCGCCTTCCGGCGGGAAGGCCAGCGTGAGGCCAGGACGGGTAAGGGCGGTCAGCGTCTTGGGCACGTCCTGCCGGAGATGGCGCAGCGGCGGCGGCAGGTTCGATGTCGAGGATATGATGGCGTTCGGCGGCTGCAGGAATGGCCGCGGATCATGGCCGAGGCGGGCAAAGGCATCGAACAGGATCGGTGCCGCGACGACGCGCCCGACGAGCCCCGGCACGGCCCCGTTATCGGCGCGACCGACCCAGACGCCGATCGTGTGCTTGCGGTCGAAGCCGACGGCCCAGGCGTCGCGATAGCCATAGGATGTGCCGGTCTTGTAGGCGATACGCCCCGGTGCGGCATTGAGCGGCGGCGGAGCGCCGAGCAAGGTGTCGGCGACATACCAGGCTGCAACGGGATCGACGAGGCGAGGCGCCTCTCCGGCCGGCTGATCGCCGGCCTTGATCTTGAGCGGCAGCATCTCGCCGCCGCGGGCGAGGCCGACATAGAGCCGCGTC includes:
- a CDS encoding error-prone DNA polymerase, whose product is MSGLNDNRLVAAASGGPAARYAELAVTSNFSFLRGASSPEELVGRAAELDLAGIGLADRNSLAGVVRAHAAMREAGIAATKLTFAVGVRLVLSDGTPDLLAYPQDRDAYGRLCRLLTHGKMKVEKKGECILTLSDLREFAEGQLLILMPERRPDSEIAAALASVSEFARGRLWLGIDMPHRGDDRRRADVLALLAARVGVPCLAVNDVLYHAPERRPLQDVVSCIREHVPIERAGRMLEAHAERHLKSPREMAHQFRHAPEMVAETVRFLERCRFSLDQLQYEYPDEPVPPGSTPQEHLERLAWGGAHRRYPEGVPGKVRDLLHKEFALIAKLDYARYFLTVHDIVRFARAQEPPILCQGRGSAANSAVCYCLWVTAVDPMEGNSLLARFLSEQRKEPPDIDVDFEHERREEVMQYIYERYGRLRAGICATVICYRPRSAIREVGKALGLSEDVTAALANTVWGSWGEGLPENHVRQAGLDPANPMIARAAALATELIGFPRHLSQHVGGFVLTRGRLDECVPIGWGGMKDRSFIEWDKDDIDALRMMKVDVLALGMLTCIRKAFDLIALHGGKHWELATIEQDDPRVYDMLCQADAIGVFQVESRAQMNMLPRLKPRKFYDLVIEVAIVRPGPIQGNMVHPYLRRRKNPDEVVYPRPAPEHGPRDELELVLKKTLGVPLFQEQAMRIAIEAAKFTEDEANGLRRAMATFRHVGTIQNFEAMMVERMVARGYDRAFASACFNQIKGFGEYGFPESHAASFALLVYASAWLKCHHAAAFTAALLNSQPMGFYAPAQIIRAAQDNKVEIRPVDINLSDHDNTLERREDGALAMRLGLRQIDGISKAFGQALVTARGQGYDSVEALARRARLPTRALVALADADAFGSLGLSRREALWEVRRLPDDSPLPLFAASESAELAREPDTLLPRMRDSEQVIADYQHLRLSLKGHPMQFLRPLFARERALSCEQVLAAADGTRCRLAGIITVRQRPGSAKGVMFMTLEDETGIANAVLWPKTFERYRRQAMGARLVLLAGRLQRSPEGIVHLVVDRIEDRSEELARLADGLLHRTLARADEVQHPQSDSRLPPRQHTHPRNVRVLPRSRDFH
- a CDS encoding efflux RND transporter periplasmic adaptor subunit, encoding MKRLVLVLLIAGVAGGGYYGYRSFKAGAQPAQARAVTNPQAAGVPVEVSRVEAVTVNEEVQALGTLTANETVVIAPEIAGRVVALGFKEGERVTKGQELVKLDRAILDAEVKLAEADLRLARDTYERNRALVDRGSGTQVALEQATAQLASSEARLQLATSRRALTAINAPFTGVVGLRSVSVGDYVSVGKELITLTATDPMKVDFRVPEIYLTRVKVGQIIQLKVDALPDTGFTGTIFAIDPIVDVNGRAIRLRATIPNGDGVLKPGLFARINIIVDQRENALVVPETAVVPDGTGKMIFVVENGKAKRMPVELGKRLPGKVEIVKGLTPTMQIVTAGQMRLRDGSAVAVKNAPAPVQTSDAR
- a CDS encoding efflux RND transporter permease subunit, which translates into the protein MSLFALFVRRPVLSTVLSLLVILIGIVSYGRLTVREYPNIDEPIVSVNTTYRGASAEIIESQVTQILENSIAGIEGIEIITSNSRQERSSISVRFRPDVDPDVAASDVRDRVSRVRGRMPDEIDEPIIAKVEADAQPVMYLSLTSTRHSPLELTDFADRFIADRVQNITGVAEVRILGQRQYAMRIWLDRARMAAYNITVQEIEAALRAQNVEIPSGRIESNDREFTVLSQTSLTTPEQFQQIVIKDVSAFPVKLSDVAKVELGAREERNAAWFAGRPSVTIGIVKQATANPLDVSSGVRAALPEITDDLPDGMAIATSYDTSIFIDRSIQAVYTTIGEAVVLVVLIIFVFLRSLRATLIPLVTIPVSLIGSFALMYALGFTVNTLTLLSMVLAIGLVVDDAIVVLENVHRHVENGMEPSKAAIRGINEIAFAVVAMTLTLVAVYAPMAFSTGRTGKLFIEFALTLAGAVLVSGFVALTLTPMMCAKLLKPHESHGWLYNVLERGFDALSSGYRRSLRGALSMRPVIVLLALCVAGGSYYFFTNLRSELAPVEDRGTINAIGVSPEGATLSFTASYARQVEEYFKNLPEVESYLVITGFPDVTRAIAFARLKPWEERHRKQQDLVAEINRGLSQIPGIRLFAVNPPSLGGGGANSKPIEFVLRSSDSYAEIKNYVDAVIAEASASPVLTNLESNLILDKPQIKVSIDRQRASDLGVGVDIIGRTMETLLGGRQVTRFNMNGEQYDVMLQVAGEDRNTPQALQSIYLRGRNGTVVQLSSLVSIEENVAPKELIRFNQLRSATITAVPAPGYSLGDGLAVLEQAAAKVLPKSVQIDYSGQSREFKQAGSSIAIVFLLALGFIYLVLAAQFESFIDPVVIMVSVPLSITGALAALYFSGGTLNVYSQIGLITLVGLITKHGILILEFTNQLREEGKELVDALVEAAELRLRPILMTTGAMVLGAVPLALAHGAGAESRSQIGWVIVGGMTFGTLLTLYVVPVAYSYLARAHRPVHGEDAAHGPTQVQPAE